Part of the Crossiella cryophila genome, GCGGCGCGGAAACCGGCCTCCAGGTCGGCCTTGAGGTCTTCCAGGCCCTCGATGCCGACGGAGAGCCGGACCAGGCCGGGGGTGACGCCGGTGGCGACCTGTTCGGCCGCGGAGAGCTGGCTGTGCGTGGTGCTGGCCGGGTGCACGATCAGGCTGCGCACATCGCCGATGTTGACCAGGTGGCTGAACAGCTCGACCGCGTCCACGAACGCCTTGCCCGCCTCGACCCCGCCGCGCAGGTCGAAGGAGACCACCGCGCCGGCGCCCTTGGGCAGGTACTTCTGGGCCAGTTCGTGCCAGCGGCTGGACGGCAGCCCGGCGTAGTAGACGGTCTCCACCTCGTCGCGGGCCTCCAGCCATTCGGCCAGTGCCTTGGCGTTGGCCACGTGCCGTTCGATCCGCAGCGACAACGTCTCCAGCCCTTGCAGCACCAGGAAGGCGTTGAACGGGGACAGCGCCGGACCGAGGTCGCGCAGGCCCTGCACGCGCAGCTTGGCGGCGAAGGCGCCGGGACCGAGTGCGGGCCAGTACTGGAGACCGTTGTAGCTGGGGTCGGGCTCGGTGAAGCCGGGGAAGCGGGCCGGGTCGGCGCCGAAGTCGAAGGTGCCGCCGTCCACGACCACGCCGCCGATCGCGTTGCCGTGCCCGCCGAGGTACTTGGTGGCCGAGTGCACCACGATGTCCGCGCCGTGCTCGATCGGGCGCAGCAGGTACGGGGTGGGCACGGTGTTGTCCACCACCAGCGGCACCCCGGCCTCGTGCGC contains:
- a CDS encoding bifunctional o-acetylhomoserine/o-acetylserine sulfhydrylase, which encodes MSAAASAAWSFETRQIHAGAQPDPATGARATPIYQTTSFVFRDTQHAANLFSLAEPGNIYTRINNPTQDVLEQRVAALEGGVAAVALASGQAAETLTVLTLASAGDHLVSSASLYGGTYNLFHYTLPKLGIEVSFVEDPDDLDAWRAAVRPNTKLFFAETLANPRSNVLDVAAVAGVAHEAGVPLVVDNTVPTPYLLRPIEHGADIVVHSATKYLGGHGNAIGGVVVDGGTFDFGADPARFPGFTEPDPSYNGLQYWPALGPGAFAAKLRVQGLRDLGPALSPFNAFLVLQGLETLSLRIERHVANAKALAEWLEARDEVETVYYAGLPSSRWHELAQKYLPKGAGAVVSFDLRGGVEAGKAFVDAVELFSHLVNIGDVRSLIVHPASTTHSQLSAAEQVATGVTPGLVRLSVGIEGLEDLKADLEAGFRAAKAALGG